GCTTCTATATTTCCGCAGGCATCTTTCAAACTTTGCATTTTCCACTCATCTAATTGATTGTGTACATCTAAACATCCGAATACAAAAGCATCTACATTCAATGATTTTAATTGGATGATATCTTCTCTCATGATTTCATATTCGAAAAAATTATAAATGAAATTTCCGCCACGTGGTCGAATCATTACAGCAATTTCAACGTTGTTTTGATGACATAATTCTGTCGCTACTTTAACAAATCCATAACTAGGAGTGGTTCCACCAACAGATAGATTGTCACATAGCTCAATTCTATTAGCGCCATTATTAATTGCGTATTCTATTTGTTCAATCGTTTCAACGCATGCTTCTTTAATCATTTTTGATATCCTGTTAAGATGCGATGTCCATCTTCTGTAACAACGATATCATCTTCAATTCTTACGCCAGCTACACCTGGAACATAAATACCTGGTTCTACTGTAAGCACCATACCTGGTTTGAATTCATCTTTATTCGCGCTCGAAATATCAGGGAACTCATGCACACTTAAACCGAGTCCGTGACCAAGTCTATGTGGGAAGTATTCACCAAAACCGGCATTACTTATAATATCTCGTGCAACTTTGTCGCATTCAGAAATTTTAGCGCCAGGTTTGATTATTGAAATTGCTTGTTTATTTGCTTCTAAAACAATGTTATAAATTTCTTTTGCTTTATCTGTAGGCGTACCAAATGCTACAGTTCTCGTTATATCTGAACAATAACCTTTATAGATGACACCTAAATCGAATAGTACAAATTCATTGTTTTTAAGTTGTCTATCTCCAGGTGTACCGTGTGGTGCAGCGGCATGATCACCGAAAAGTACCATTGTGTCAAAACTCATTTTAGAGATACCATGTTGCTTCATTGTTGTTTCAATATGATTTAAGACTTCAATTTCAGTTACACCTTCAGCTAATTTTTCTACACCAGCTTGAATAGCAAGGTCAGCGTATTTTGCCGCTTCGTGAAGTAACTCAATTTCTTCATCCGTCTTAACGTTTCTTACATCTTTTAATACTTGATCAATATCTTCTATTTGTTGAACATTAAATGCTTGTTCAACTTCACGTAATCGTTTAACTGATAAGTGTTCAGCCTCAATCGCAAATGTTGCATAATCCCTTTGTTCGATTAAGTCAAAAGCAGATTCTGTATCCAAATATCCGACGATATTCCCTTTAAAGCCGGCATTTTTCGCTTCTTCAACTTCCATTTTTGGACAAAATAAAGTTTCTTCGCCATCTTTTGTAATTAATAAACTAAATAGGCGTTCATGTGGCTCAGATAAGTATCCTGTTAAGTAAAAAATATTTAACGGTGTCGTTATCCATGCCGCATCGACGTTATTGTCATTTAAAAATGTAGTAATTTCATTATGATTCATTGTTCTGCCTCCCAATTATCTTTCTTACTACATTATTTTAGACTTCTTGATTCATAAATTCAAATTTAGGGTATATAATATGTGGATAAGACAATGTGAGGAGGGAAATTCATGAAGGTATCATTTCATGGACAATCAGTAATCTATTTTGAAAGTAAAGGACATAAAGTAATCGTAGATCCATTTATTTCTGGAAATCCACTTTCAGATTTAGATGCAAGTCAATTAGAGACAGATTATATCATTTTAACTCACGGTCATGGCGATCATTTAGGCGATACAGTTAAAATAGCTCAAAGAACAGGTGCAACTGTCATTGCATTACCGGAAATTATTGATTATTTATCTAATAAACATGGATTAGAAAATGTACACCCAATGAATATTGGGGGTAATGTTGCTTTTGAATTCGGAAAAGTAAAATTCGTACAAGCTTTCCATAGTAATAGCTTTACAGAAGAAGATGGGACAATCGTTTATCTAGGTATGCCTACAGGAATTGTATTAGAAACTGAGGCAGGAACGATTTATCATACAGGTGATACAGGACTCTTTAGTGATATGAAACTTATTGCTGATAGACATCCAGTTGATTTATGCTTTATTCCAATAGGCGATAACTTTACGATGGGTATTGATGATGCAAGTTATGCGATTAATGAATTTATCAAACCTAAAAAAGTCGTACCTATTCATTACGATACATTTGATTATATTAAGCAGGATCCTGAAGAATTTAAGCAAGCAGTAACTGAAGCTGAAGTGAATATTTTAAAACCAGGTGAGTCTGTAAAACTATAAATTTGAGTGAAATCTATTAGAAGAGGTTGGGACATAATGTAATGTCTCAGCCTCTTTTAGTAACTTGGCAGTAGATGACTGAGTTGAAGATGCGCTTGAATCAAGCTTTCTTCAACTCTAGTCATCCTTGCCGGGGCGGGACTACGAAATCTTTTTTTAATAAATTAGATTTCTGTCCCGCTCCCTTCTTATATTGTCATATCATTTAATGTATGAAAAATGTATAATAGTAAGTAATACATTAATAGTGATAGAGGGTATAAATATGACGAAACACGAACAAATAATTAAATATATTGAGTCGTTATCAGTTGGCCATAAAATCTCTGTCAGACAGATTGCTAAAGATTTGAATGTGTCAGAGGGAACTGCGTATAGAGCGATAAAAGAAGCTGACAATCAAGGACTTGTTGCATCAATAGATAGAGTGGGCACCGTGAGGATTGAAAGAAAGTCTAGAGAACAAATTGAGAATCTTACTTTTAATGAAATTGTAAAAATTGTCGATGGACAAGTTTTAGGTGGCAAAGAAGGTTTATATAAAACATTATCTAAATTTGCGATAGGTGCAATGGAATTGAAAGATGTTGTTCGTTATTTAACGAAGAATACGTTGCTTATAGTTGGTAATAGATCAGACGTTCAGATGGAAGCTTTAAAACGAGGGTCTGCAGTTCTTATCACTGGGGGATTTGAAGCGGATGAAGAAATTATAGAATATGCCAATGAGTATGAATTGCCTATTATTTCTTCTAATTACGATACATTCTTAGTAGCAAATGTCATTAATAGAGCCATTTACGATCAAATGATTAAAAAAGAAATTTTAATGGTTGAAGACATTATGATTCCAATTGATAAAACTTCATATTTAGATGATATGCAAAAAGTAATAGACTGGCATGAATTATCACAACAAACGTCTCACACAAGATTTCCTGTTGTTGATAGTGAAAGAAAAGTTGTTGGTATCGTGACAAGTAAGGATATTGTCAATTTAGAACAAGATAAATTAATAAAAACAGTTATGACTAAATCACCAATAGTGGCACATTTAAATACTACGATTGCAACGTGTGCACATTTAATGATTTGGGAAGGTATAGAATTACTGCCAGTAGTAAATAACAGTAAAGAATTGATAGGAATTATTTCAAGAGAAGATGTTTTAAAAACGATGCAATTGATGAGTAGACAACCACAAATTGGTGAAACCATTCATGATCAAATTGCTAAACAAATTACTATGGAAAATGGTAATGTTGTAGTGAATATATCGCCACAACTCACAAATCAATTTGGTATGATGACGAAGTCGGTATACATAGCAGTCATTGAAGAAGCATTAAGATATGAAGTGAGAAAAATAAGAAAATCTGAAATCATGATTGAACATATTGATATTTATTATTTAACAACTGTACAAATTGATGCAGATGTTGAGGTGCAAATATCAACGCTAGATGTAGGTCGACTTTTTGCTAAGTTCGAAGTTACTATGGTTAGTGGGAATGATACTGTCGCTAAAGCATTACTTATGTGCCAATTGCTTGAAAAATAAAAGGGAGCGGGACAGAAATCTAATTTATACAAAAAGATTTCGTTGTCCCGCCCCGGTAAATATTTAATTGCGTTTTTGCTGTTCGAATTCTTCCCAAGCTTTATTCTCAATTGGTAGATTACCTTTGAAATATTTACTTGCTTTGTGACCATACATGATATTTAAAATACCGAAAAATAATAAAACAAGAGCAATTATGTATGTTACTAAAGTAGGGAACAATAATACTTGATCAAGCATAAAGGCAATCATAAATAGTCCAAAATAGAATCTTGAACGCGCTTTATGATAAGCTTTTCTAACGTCTCTTTTTGTTCTAAAAGCACGTGCAATATTTAATATCGCAAATATTAATGTAATTATCATCATTGTCACTGCTATAGCAACTAATGTAGACATGATTTCAGGTGTCATTATTTTAACCTCCTACCAAATCGAATTATATCAATTAATAAATTATAAGTAAATATATAGAAAGAAGGATAACAATGGAAGAAATATTAAATAAAATAAAGCAATATGAAACTATTATAATACATAGGCATGTGAGACCAGATCCGGATGCATATGGATCACAATTAGGTTTGAAATATTCATTACAAGAAGCATTTCCAAATAAGGAGATATATGCAGTTGGTCAACCAGAACCGACATTAGCTTTTATAGGCGATTTGGATAATGTTGCTGATGAACAATATAAAGATGCACTTGTTATCGTTTGTGATACAGCAAATGCGCCAAGAATAGATGATGAAAGATATAATCAAGGGAAAGAATTAGTTAAAATTGATCATCATCCACCTGTAGATTCATATGGAGATATTAATTATGTAAATACAAATGCTTCATCTACTAGTGAAATCATTGTAGATTTAATTCATGAGTGGAATTTAAATAACACTGAAATTAGTGAAAAAGCTAGCCGTGTATTATATCTTGGGATTGTAGGGGATACAGGTAGATTCCTATTTAATAATACAACACCACATACGATGGCAGTTGCTGGAGAATTAATGAAGAAAGATTTCGAAAGAAATAAATTACTAAACCAATTAAGTGAACGAGATCCAGATTTATTACATTTTCAAGGTTATATTCTTCAAAACTTTAATTACGATGGTGAAGGTTTCTGTTACATCAAGATAACGAAAGAAATATTAGAGTCATTCCAATTACAACCGAACGAAGCATCATTATTTGTTAATACTGTAGCAGATATTAAAGGTCTTAAAGCATGGGTGTTTGCAGTAGATGAAGGTAAAGAAATAAGATGTCGTATCCGTTCTAAAGGTATTAAAATTAATCATATTGCTGCGAAATACAACGGTGGCGGACATCCAAATGCTTCGGGCGCATCTGTTTATAGTTGGGAAGAATTTGAGTCATTAGCAGCAGACATTAAATCTGAAATTTAGGAGGAAAAGCGCATGGTAAGTCATTTAAATATTCATTCGTCATATGATTTGTTAAATTCAAGCATTAGAATATCTGATGTTGTGAAAAAAGCGAAAAATGAAAATTATCAGGCGCTTGCTCTTACAGATTTAAATGTGATGCACGGAGCTTTACAGTTTTATGATGAATGTAAGAAAGCAGAAATCAAACCAATATTCGGTTTGACGATATATTTAGATGATCAATTGAATCAATTAGAGTGTGTATTACTAGCGAAAAATACAACAGGCTACCACAATTTAATAAAATTATCTTCTGCAATTTCAATCAAGTCACGCTATTCAACGCCGATTGATTGGGTTAACACTTATGCAGAAGGTTTAATCGTTATAGCCAAGCAATTGAATTCAGAAAATCAATATTTATTTCAGGATATAAAAATAGAACAAGATGATAAGTATATTTCCCATGATGCTGATATTCAATTTGGATATCAGCATGTATATATTCAATCTGCTTTATATTTAAATAAAGAAGACAGTGATAGTTTAATCGCTTTAAATGCGATAAAAAACAATGAAAAGCTCATCATGTCTGATTTTAATCAGTCAACAAACCGTCATTTCTTCTCACAGGAAGATATAGATGCATTGAATATAGATGAACAAAGTATACGCAATACAGATGAAATCGCCAAAAAATGTAACGTTGAAATTAATTACCACCAAGATTTATTACCTAAATATGAAACACCTGATAATCAGACAAGTGATGCATATCTCTGGGATTTATTGATGAAGAACAAATCAAAATACCCACAGTTCGATGCGCGATATGAGCAACGACTAAAGTATGAATATGACATTATTACAAGCATGGGCTTTGCAGATTACTTCTTAATTGTGAGTGATTTAATTCATTTTGCGAAAGATAATGACATACTCGTTGGTCCAGGCCGTGGTTC
The Mammaliicoccus sp. Dog046 genome window above contains:
- a CDS encoding copper homeostasis protein CutC is translated as MIKEACVETIEQIEYAINNGANRIELCDNLSVGGTTPSYGFVKVATELCHQNNVEIAVMIRPRGGNFIYNFFEYEIMREDIIQLKSLNVDAFVFGCLDVHNQLDEWKMQSLKDACGNIEAVCHMAFDQINPYRQLKSLDWLIDNQFARLLTHGGTEDTIIFDNINHLAKLLIHSKGRITIMPGGGLNKDNLAKLIEDIPFDNVHGTKIV
- a CDS encoding Xaa-Pro peptidase family protein gives rise to the protein MNHNEITTFLNDNNVDAAWITTPLNIFYLTGYLSEPHERLFSLLITKDGEETLFCPKMEVEEAKNAGFKGNIVGYLDTESAFDLIEQRDYATFAIEAEHLSVKRLREVEQAFNVQQIEDIDQVLKDVRNVKTDEEIELLHEAAKYADLAIQAGVEKLAEGVTEIEVLNHIETTMKQHGISKMSFDTMVLFGDHAAAPHGTPGDRQLKNNEFVLFDLGVIYKGYCSDITRTVAFGTPTDKAKEIYNIVLEANKQAISIIKPGAKISECDKVARDIISNAGFGEYFPHRLGHGLGLSVHEFPDISSANKDEFKPGMVLTVEPGIYVPGVAGVRIEDDIVVTEDGHRILTGYQK
- a CDS encoding metal-dependent hydrolase — encoded protein: MKVSFHGQSVIYFESKGHKVIVDPFISGNPLSDLDASQLETDYIILTHGHGDHLGDTVKIAQRTGATVIALPEIIDYLSNKHGLENVHPMNIGGNVAFEFGKVKFVQAFHSNSFTEEDGTIVYLGMPTGIVLETEAGTIYHTGDTGLFSDMKLIADRHPVDLCFIPIGDNFTMGIDDASYAINEFIKPKKVVPIHYDTFDYIKQDPEEFKQAVTEAEVNILKPGESVKL
- a CDS encoding DRTGG domain-containing protein, with translation MTKHEQIIKYIESLSVGHKISVRQIAKDLNVSEGTAYRAIKEADNQGLVASIDRVGTVRIERKSREQIENLTFNEIVKIVDGQVLGGKEGLYKTLSKFAIGAMELKDVVRYLTKNTLLIVGNRSDVQMEALKRGSAVLITGGFEADEEIIEYANEYELPIISSNYDTFLVANVINRAIYDQMIKKEILMVEDIMIPIDKTSYLDDMQKVIDWHELSQQTSHTRFPVVDSERKVVGIVTSKDIVNLEQDKLIKTVMTKSPIVAHLNTTIATCAHLMIWEGIELLPVVNNSKELIGIISREDVLKTMQLMSRQPQIGETIHDQIAKQITMENGNVVVNISPQLTNQFGMMTKSVYIAVIEEALRYEVRKIRKSEIMIEHIDIYYLTTVQIDADVEVQISTLDVGRLFAKFEVTMVSGNDTVAKALLMCQLLEK
- a CDS encoding YtpI family protein codes for the protein MTPEIMSTLVAIAVTMMIITLIFAILNIARAFRTKRDVRKAYHKARSRFYFGLFMIAFMLDQVLLFPTLVTYIIALVLLFFGILNIMYGHKASKYFKGNLPIENKAWEEFEQQKRN
- a CDS encoding bifunctional oligoribonuclease/PAP phosphatase NrnA, which produces MEEILNKIKQYETIIIHRHVRPDPDAYGSQLGLKYSLQEAFPNKEIYAVGQPEPTLAFIGDLDNVADEQYKDALVIVCDTANAPRIDDERYNQGKELVKIDHHPPVDSYGDINYVNTNASSTSEIIVDLIHEWNLNNTEISEKASRVLYLGIVGDTGRFLFNNTTPHTMAVAGELMKKDFERNKLLNQLSERDPDLLHFQGYILQNFNYDGEGFCYIKITKEILESFQLQPNEASLFVNTVADIKGLKAWVFAVDEGKEIRCRIRSKGIKINHIAAKYNGGGHPNASGASVYSWEEFESLAADIKSEI